From one Peredibacter starrii genomic stretch:
- the accD gene encoding acetyl-CoA carboxylase, carboxyltransferase subunit beta, with the protein MGWFHQVKNPKLKNVKKIASNTPVGLWKKCNQCGEILQTDKLEENLNVCPLCDYHYRISAYERIAVMTDENSFEEISPDLISNNPLQFQDKMPYVQRLQAAIKTTGLKDTTVCGTATIDGRPVALAVMDFRFMGGSMGVVTGEKVALAMDIGFEKKIPVIVVSCSGGARMQEGILSLMQMAKTSASRARLKSAGIPYISMLTDPTTGGVAASFSMLGDINIAEPKALIGFAGPRVIEQSIRQTLPEGFQRSEFLRDHGFIDRIIHRKDLKKELSFFVKMFTP; encoded by the coding sequence ATGGGCTGGTTTCATCAGGTCAAAAACCCAAAATTGAAGAACGTTAAAAAGATCGCCTCAAATACTCCGGTAGGTCTTTGGAAAAAATGTAACCAATGTGGAGAGATTCTCCAGACAGATAAACTTGAAGAGAACCTGAACGTTTGTCCTCTGTGTGATTATCACTACCGTATTTCAGCATACGAGCGTATTGCCGTTATGACTGATGAAAATAGCTTCGAAGAAATTTCTCCGGACCTAATTTCTAACAACCCACTTCAGTTCCAGGACAAGATGCCTTACGTTCAACGCCTTCAGGCCGCGATCAAGACAACTGGTCTTAAAGACACAACTGTATGTGGTACGGCCACTATCGATGGAAGGCCAGTTGCTCTAGCAGTAATGGACTTCCGTTTCATGGGTGGTTCAATGGGTGTAGTAACAGGCGAGAAAGTGGCCCTTGCTATGGACATTGGTTTTGAGAAGAAAATTCCAGTAATCGTGGTTTCATGTTCTGGTGGTGCTCGTATGCAGGAAGGGATTCTCTCTCTTATGCAGATGGCGAAGACATCAGCATCACGTGCTCGTCTTAAGTCTGCAGGCATTCCTTATATTTCAATGCTGACAGATCCTACGACTGGTGGTGTGGCCGCAAGTTTCTCTATGCTTGGGGACATCAACATTGCTGAACCAAAAGCGCTCATCGGTTTTGCCGGTCCACGCGTCATCGAACAATCAATCCGTCAGACACTTCCAGAGGGCTTCCAGCGTTCTGAGTTCCTACGCGATCACGGTTTCATCGATCGTATCATTCACAGAAAAGACCTGAAAAAGGAACTGAGCTTTTTTGTGAAGATGTTTACTCCGTAA
- a CDS encoding 3',5'-cyclic-nucleotide phosphodiesterase — protein MKIQVLGGHGGLAKGFATTSYLIDDTLLIDAGAVASMLSVEEQCRIEHILISHCHLDHTKDLAFICDNCFGLKPRPFEVFTHATVKDIIKKHLLNDIIWPDFTKLPNAEKPTMRINTVESETTFKLGEYSVTPVKVNHDYDAMGFIIEKGDSAVLFTLDTGPTERIWEVAKGLKNLKAIFTEVSFPDELQKVADVSNHLTPQTLRDELKKMPANVPVMLTHLKPNYQKEILLQMEKLGEKRIHVLDQDGSVFNF, from the coding sequence ATGAAAATCCAGGTTCTTGGCGGTCATGGAGGACTCGCAAAAGGTTTTGCGACTACCTCTTACCTGATCGACGACACATTATTGATCGATGCTGGTGCTGTCGCTTCTATGCTAAGTGTGGAAGAGCAATGTCGTATTGAGCATATCCTGATTTCTCACTGTCACCTGGACCACACCAAAGATCTGGCCTTTATTTGCGATAATTGTTTTGGGTTAAAACCCAGACCCTTTGAAGTCTTCACTCATGCAACTGTAAAAGACATCATAAAAAAGCATCTTTTAAACGATATCATCTGGCCCGATTTTACCAAACTCCCGAACGCTGAAAAACCGACCATGCGGATTAATACCGTGGAGAGTGAGACGACTTTCAAGTTAGGCGAATACTCGGTCACTCCAGTTAAAGTGAATCACGATTACGATGCTATGGGGTTCATTATTGAGAAGGGCGATAGCGCTGTTCTTTTCACGCTTGATACAGGTCCCACTGAAAGGATCTGGGAAGTGGCAAAGGGTCTAAAAAATCTCAAGGCGATTTTCACTGAGGTGAGTTTTCCGGACGAGCTTCAGAAGGTGGCAGATGTCTCAAACCATTTAACGCCGCAAACTCTTCGTGATGAATTAAAAAAGATGCCGGCCAATGTTCCGGTGATGCTCACACATCTAAAGCCAAATTATCAGAAAGAAATTCTTCTCCAGATGGAAAAATTAGGGGAGAAGAGAATCCACGTTCTCGATCAAGACGGTTCTGTTTTTAACTTTTAA
- the rsmI gene encoding 16S rRNA (cytidine(1402)-2'-O)-methyltransferase, whose amino-acid sequence MGKIILLNTPIGNLGDMTPRVSEALKTGVQFAVEDTRVFKDLLNHIGVSLQGKRIVSLHDQSEGTQIGKLIEMARHDDLYVASEAGSPIVSDPAYPLVIAAYEQGIKVESYSGVSSPIMALELSGLPPIPFQFHGFLPRESGKRAKIFQNAGYGTHIFFEAPTRVEETLDELSEILPEAELAVVRELSKKFEQVIKLKAGEWKERKKEVNFKGEFIFLFHKKEESAAFSSEIRDLAQEIVATGATPKQTAKLLGLILDRPTKDIYSEISRGKRQD is encoded by the coding sequence GTGGGAAAAATCATTCTCTTAAACACGCCTATTGGGAATCTTGGGGACATGACCCCTCGAGTTTCTGAGGCATTGAAGACCGGAGTGCAATTTGCCGTGGAAGACACTCGGGTATTCAAGGACCTTTTAAATCACATCGGAGTCAGTCTTCAGGGCAAAAGAATTGTTTCTCTTCATGATCAGTCTGAGGGAACTCAGATCGGAAAATTAATCGAGATGGCCCGTCATGATGATCTTTATGTGGCCTCAGAAGCAGGTAGTCCGATTGTTTCAGATCCTGCATATCCACTAGTTATTGCGGCCTACGAGCAGGGGATTAAAGTTGAATCTTATTCCGGAGTATCATCTCCAATTATGGCCCTCGAGCTTTCAGGCCTGCCACCCATTCCATTTCAATTTCATGGATTTCTTCCTCGAGAAAGTGGGAAACGCGCCAAGATTTTCCAGAACGCGGGTTACGGCACTCATATCTTTTTTGAGGCCCCCACTCGTGTGGAAGAGACCTTGGATGAACTCTCGGAGATTTTGCCTGAAGCAGAGCTGGCCGTGGTTCGTGAGCTTTCAAAGAAGTTTGAGCAGGTGATTAAGCTCAAGGCCGGCGAATGGAAAGAGCGTAAGAAAGAAGTGAATTTCAAAGGGGAGTTCATTTTTTTATTCCATAAGAAAGAAGAAAGTGCGGCCTTCTCGAGTGAGATTCGTGACCTTGCCCAAGAAATTGTGGCAACAGGGGCCACTCCTAAACAAACCGCAAAATTACTGGGTTTAATTCTTGATCGTCCAACTAAGGATATTTACTCGGAAATCTCTCGAGGAAAACGGCAGGACTAA
- a CDS encoding STAS domain-containing protein, translated as MSMKANVLRDASGNIIVHMQGDLNYDHSLPLRNELQTIANDNPNAKITIDLGAIDFVGSSGICHFVETVKFLKENRKANVNLSNVKPEFLKIFRLYSINEADYVAELMNFDNDDTENLNTRFGNRNQTFEN; from the coding sequence ATGAGTATGAAGGCCAATGTTCTTCGAGACGCCAGTGGAAATATTATCGTTCATATGCAGGGGGATTTGAACTACGATCATAGCCTACCTCTCCGAAATGAACTTCAAACTATCGCCAACGATAACCCAAACGCTAAAATTACTATCGACCTGGGCGCCATCGATTTCGTGGGCTCATCAGGTATTTGTCATTTTGTTGAGACAGTAAAATTCTTGAAAGAAAACCGCAAGGCAAACGTTAATCTTTCGAACGTAAAGCCGGAATTTCTTAAAATCTTCCGCCTCTACTCGATCAACGAAGCTGATTATGTTGCTGAGCTTATGAACTTTGATAACGACGATACGGAGAATTTAAATACCCGTTTCGGTAACCGTAATCAAACTTTCGAAAACTAG
- a CDS encoding ribonuclease HII, translated as MIELKLLSDFPQEIIALDEVGRSPLSGPVVIGAVRVMIHSAEELGLLVRSLRRNGVKDSKMLTHEHREELLQKFKAPVLNYREKRSFVWKGLEVQYVTWEMDHVIIDNENIFQASMRGMKEAAEFLASEDKSRTTVLIDGQSKLRWSGEPHPWREIPIVKGDAKSPLIGLASIIAKEKRDAFMREMHLLYPQYGFDSNFGYPTPFHRKAIEEHGPCLIHRKSFGKVKEFVVE; from the coding sequence ATGATTGAACTTAAACTCCTCTCAGATTTTCCTCAGGAAATTATCGCTCTCGACGAAGTTGGTCGCTCTCCCTTGAGTGGGCCTGTGGTAATCGGAGCGGTGAGAGTGATGATTCATTCAGCAGAAGAACTGGGACTTCTTGTTCGCTCTCTTAGGCGCAATGGAGTTAAAGATTCTAAAATGCTCACTCATGAGCATCGTGAAGAGCTTCTGCAGAAATTCAAGGCCCCGGTTTTAAATTACCGGGAGAAGCGATCATTTGTCTGGAAGGGGCTAGAGGTTCAATACGTCACATGGGAAATGGATCATGTGATCATTGATAACGAAAATATATTTCAAGCTTCCATGCGTGGAATGAAAGAAGCGGCCGAATTTCTAGCAAGTGAGGATAAAAGCCGCACGACTGTTTTAATCGATGGCCAATCAAAACTTCGCTGGTCAGGAGAACCACATCCCTGGAGAGAAATCCCGATTGTGAAAGGGGACGCAAAATCTCCACTGATAGGTCTTGCTTCGATTATCGCAAAAGAGAAGCGAGATGCTTTTATGCGTGAGATGCATCTGTTGTATCCGCAATATGGTTTTGATTCTAATTTTGGATATCCTACGCCTTTTCACCGTAAAGCGATTGAAGAGCACGGCCCTTGTCTCATTCATCGCAAGAGCTTCGGCAAAGTGAAAGAATTCGTAGTCGAATAG
- a CDS encoding ribonuclease HII, whose product MIELKLIPTFPQEIIATDEVGRGPLSGPVVVGAVRLYVENADALKALLKFLKPKGVTDSKKLTAENRLKILTKLGAHDLSFRKKNVLNLKGVDVSYVTWEMCHNTIDKENILAASLRGMKEASEFLSETEKNLTTVLIDGNMKLRWGTESSPWKEIPIVQGDSKSLLIGLASIIAKEKRDAYMKEMHELYPQYGFASNAGYPTKAHREALEVHGPCEIHRKTFKGVKEFVTT is encoded by the coding sequence ATGATCGAACTGAAACTCATTCCAACTTTCCCTCAGGAAATTATCGCCACTGATGAAGTGGGCCGTGGTCCTTTAAGCGGACCGGTGGTTGTTGGAGCAGTTCGTCTCTACGTTGAAAACGCCGATGCACTTAAAGCTCTTCTGAAATTTTTAAAACCTAAAGGTGTGACGGATTCAAAAAAGCTCACGGCCGAAAATCGATTGAAGATTTTAACGAAGCTTGGCGCCCATGATCTTTCATTCAGAAAAAAGAATGTGCTGAATCTTAAAGGCGTGGATGTGAGTTATGTCACCTGGGAAATGTGTCACAACACCATTGATAAAGAAAATATTCTGGCCGCAAGTCTTCGTGGAATGAAAGAAGCATCTGAGTTTCTTTCAGAAACGGAAAAAAATCTAACCACCGTTTTAATCGACGGGAACATGAAGCTTCGTTGGGGTACAGAATCATCTCCCTGGAAAGAAATTCCAATCGTGCAAGGAGACTCGAAGTCTCTCTTGATTGGTCTGGCCTCCATCATCGCCAAAGAAAAGCGCGATGCTTATATGAAAGAGATGCATGAGCTTTACCCACAATACGGATTCGCTTCAAACGCCGGTTACCCAACCAAGGCCCACCGTGAGGCACTTGAAGTTCACGGGCCCTGTGAAATCCATCGCAAGACCTTCAAAGGCGTTAAAGAATTCGTCACAACTTGA
- the rplS gene encoding 50S ribosomal protein L19: protein MNLIDVVEKKYANPNASKFAEFKTGDTIEVGVRIKEGEKTRVQAFQGTCIAMKHPGQMNGHFRVRKISDGVGVERVFPFHSPAVESITIVSKGKSRRAKHNYLRTRTGKAARVAIDYSR, encoded by the coding sequence ATGAATTTGATTGATGTTGTTGAGAAGAAGTACGCTAACCCAAATGCTTCAAAGTTCGCTGAGTTCAAAACTGGTGACACTATTGAAGTTGGCGTAAGAATCAAAGAGGGTGAAAAAACTCGTGTTCAGGCATTCCAAGGTACTTGTATTGCTATGAAACACCCGGGCCAAATGAACGGTCACTTCCGCGTTCGTAAGATTTCTGACGGCGTTGGTGTTGAGCGTGTATTCCCGTTCCACTCTCCAGCAGTAGAGAGCATCACGATTGTATCTAAAGGTAAGTCTCGTCGCGCTAAGCACAACTACCTTCGTACAAGAACTGGTAAAGCTGCTCGCGTTGCAATTGATTACTCTCGTTAA
- a CDS encoding RNA methyltransferase, with product MALPVPCYIGLVHGPIRSKEGKEITTSVTNLDIHDIARSARTFGFKRYFLITPIKNQQSMVKKILGFWEADSGLIYNPDRKNALSEAEVIDSIELAIEEITRIEGKKPCVVVTGANFDKYEGQEKELLHKLALDGNPMFLLFGTGWGLTAPVVEQADFRLEPIFGIANDGYNHLSVRSAVAIYLDRLARASGSI from the coding sequence ATGGCCCTACCAGTTCCTTGTTATATTGGCTTAGTTCACGGTCCTATTCGCTCGAAAGAGGGAAAAGAGATCACTACGTCAGTCACAAATCTTGATATTCACGATATCGCTCGTTCTGCTCGTACGTTTGGGTTTAAACGATATTTTTTGATTACCCCAATCAAGAACCAGCAATCGATGGTGAAAAAGATTTTAGGTTTCTGGGAAGCGGATAGTGGACTTATTTACAACCCTGATCGCAAAAACGCCCTTTCTGAGGCCGAGGTTATTGATTCTATAGAACTTGCTATCGAAGAAATCACCCGGATTGAAGGAAAGAAGCCATGCGTTGTAGTTACCGGTGCGAACTTTGATAAATACGAAGGGCAGGAAAAAGAGCTACTGCACAAGTTGGCCCTTGACGGTAACCCTATGTTCTTGTTATTTGGTACAGGATGGGGATTAACTGCTCCGGTTGTTGAACAGGCCGATTTTCGGCTAGAGCCTATTTTTGGCATAGCAAATGACGGATATAATCATTTGTCTGTTCGGTCAGCTGTAGCGATCTATTTGGATCGTCTAGCTAGAGCCTCTGGTTCCATATAA
- the aroF gene encoding 3-deoxy-7-phosphoheptulonate synthase translates to MENNALNFRSNELFLIAGPCAVESENQLRTILMNENRPRLIRGGIHKMRTNAKSFQGMGDEGMEIVKKMKQEIPFDFITEVTDARQIEALLPITSVFQVGARNMYNYELLKELSRYGRPVILKRAFSATISEWLGAAEYLFNLGEKNIILCERGVRSFDNKLRNLLDLGSVIYLKKNTPFKIIVDPSHSMGLTPYVADAAYAAVAAGADGLIVEVHPEPAVALSDGQQALNIPQFDEMVQKLHKLAPIFGKELRM, encoded by the coding sequence ATGGAAAACAACGCCCTAAACTTCCGCTCGAACGAGCTTTTTTTGATCGCCGGCCCGTGTGCCGTTGAATCAGAAAATCAACTAAGAACTATTCTCATGAACGAGAACCGTCCGCGTTTAATTCGCGGTGGTATTCATAAAATGCGCACCAACGCCAAGTCATTCCAAGGCATGGGCGATGAAGGCATGGAAATCGTAAAAAAAATGAAGCAAGAAATTCCTTTCGACTTCATCACAGAAGTGACTGATGCTCGTCAGATTGAAGCTCTTCTTCCTATCACTAGTGTGTTCCAAGTGGGCGCGCGTAATATGTATAACTACGAACTTCTAAAAGAACTTTCGCGTTATGGACGTCCGGTTATTTTGAAGCGTGCTTTCTCAGCGACTATTTCAGAGTGGCTTGGAGCGGCCGAATACCTTTTCAACCTGGGTGAAAAGAACATCATTCTTTGTGAGCGCGGTGTTCGCTCTTTCGATAACAAACTAAGAAACCTTCTGGATCTTGGTTCTGTGATCTACTTAAAGAAAAATACTCCCTTCAAAATTATCGTGGACCCTTCTCACTCAATGGGACTAACTCCATACGTTGCTGACGCTGCTTACGCGGCGGTTGCTGCAGGAGCTGATGGTCTTATCGTAGAAGTTCATCCTGAGCCGGCGGTTGCCCTATCAGATGGTCAACAGGCCCTGAATATCCCTCAGTTTGATGAAATGGTTCAGAAGCTTCATAAACTTGCTCCGATTTTTGGCAAAGAATTAAGGATGTAA